From a region of the Engraulis encrasicolus isolate BLACKSEA-1 unplaced genomic scaffold, IST_EnEncr_1.0 scaffold_28_np1212, whole genome shotgun sequence genome:
- the LOC134443189 gene encoding proline-rich protein 36-like, which produces MGKVHIIQVEEADEENIISFEDVGGTQLLSASAPVVWSGMEEKMAQVFMPRSLPTTLGNLPSSRLASGPSSTPSNESTPPLASAASGTPSNESTTPPMASAASSFTPNVSPDSSLDNDDVPPSILHPSLALSSPPPPSLPASTLSLPTCLPSLAPILPSTSTTTSTSTPPRLPASLPPVPVPCKARRTFSRLSLLEPPSSLPPSHLEATPSQLPPLDLSALLKELGATSSRVAPLPPIQVRAAEEREDMESSMESTEESDDEMATVVVWSCDQEAEEEDGPCDLEVTEEELQEKKIKKKNSFKNRIVKFFRRLNCFHCGEDSTRDGDF; this is translated from the exons ATG GGAAAGGTTCACATCATTCAGGTGGAAGAGGCAGATGAGGAAAATATTATTTCCTTTGAGGATGTTGGCGGCACTCAgctgctctctgcctctgctccagTGGTGTGGAGTGGCATGGAGGAAAAG ATGGCCCAGGTTTTCATGCCCCGAAGCCTGCCAACCACCCTTGGCAACTTGCCATCGTCCCGCCTGGCCTCTGGTCCATCCAGCACTCCCTCTAATGAGtccaccccacccctggcctcTGCTGCATCCGGCACTCCCTCTAACGAGTCCACCACCCCACCCATGGCCTCTGCTGCCTCCAGCTTCACCCCCAACGTCTCGCCAGACTCCTCCCTGGATAATGACGacgtccctccatccatcctccacccatccctagccctctcctctcctcctccacccagccTTCCTGCCTCCACTCTCAGCCTTCCCACCTGCCTGCCGAGCCTGGCTCccatccttccctccacctccaccaccacctccacctccaccccacccaggCTCCCCGCGTCTCTGCCCCCTGTGCCTGTGCCTTGCAAAGCCCGCCGCACCTTCTCCAGACTGTCTCTCCTGGAGCCCCCGTCATCTCTGCCCCCATCCCACCTCGAGGCCACCCCATCCCAGCTTCCCCCCCTGGACCTCTCGGCCCTCCTGAAGGAGCTGGGGGCCACTAGCAGCAGGGTCGCCCCTCTGCCCCCCATCCAGGTCAGGGCagctgaggagagggaggacatgGAGAGCAGTATGGAG tcaactGAGGAATCCGATGATGAAATGGCCACAGTTGTGGTGTGGTCATGTGACcaggaagcggaggaggaggacgggccATGTGACCTGGAAGTGACAGAGGAGGAATTACAGGAGAAGAAGATCAAGAAGAAGAACAGCTTTAAGAACAG GATAGTGAAGTTCTTCAGAAGGCTGAATTGCTTCCACTGCGGCGAAGACAGTACCAGAGATGGGGACTTTTGA